The Segatella copri genome contains a region encoding:
- a CDS encoding RHS repeat-associated core domain-containing protein yields the protein LYVSPYLVANQGGRYTKHIYIGSQRVVSKIGDFDSYGSDPRRIQYAGSETDGLSVDYKAKYTGQLQVIKDNYATFAVPYNGEDNNDYVDGKGFCCNDGSLEAAQARAMAANIAKAKAVNGNFKENDDYEKMQFYYHPDHLGSSSYITNLDGEVVQHIEYVPFGEVFIEERNDVWNTPYLFNAKEFDEETGMYYYGARYYDPHLSLWMSTDALKEKVPNVSSYAYTENNPITYVDPDGNFRWKWLAQWSRKWHNLWHKNKASEIMENKNAKNPYFRYTYQVGSVENGEVVVTLHYKIGKEFVQTAQDVGDAVSVAGYACTLSVVGAEIGVPLAASGNGISGAFGAAEFGIDLINGDFSNNKKSFIYYSAELLIEKILGKILPGFGKKLGEKGFDLGTEIVTQGTRLKETIVERTVDEVIERKKENAQPDSTTVEQFQPHKDDKSNRLTDD from the coding sequence CTCTATGTATCTCCTTATCTCGTAGCTAACCAAGGCGGACGCTACACCAAGCACATCTATATCGGTAGCCAGCGAGTCGTTTCCAAGATTGGTGACTTCGACTCTTACGGCTCAGATCCACGCCGCATCCAGTATGCAGGTAGTGAGACTGATGGCTTGTCTGTTGATTATAAAGCTAAATATACCGGGCAGTTGCAGGTTATCAAGGATAATTATGCAACCTTTGCAGTGCCGTACAATGGCGAGGACAACAACGACTATGTCGATGGCAAGGGCTTCTGCTGCAATGACGGCAGTTTGGAGGCTGCGCAGGCACGAGCTATGGCAGCAAACATTGCCAAGGCAAAGGCTGTCAATGGCAACTTCAAGGAGAATGACGACTATGAGAAGATGCAGTTCTACTACCACCCAGACCATTTGGGTAGCAGTAGTTACATCACCAACCTTGATGGCGAGGTGGTGCAGCATATCGAATATGTGCCATTCGGCGAGGTGTTCATCGAGGAACGCAACGACGTATGGAACACGCCTTATCTCTTCAACGCAAAGGAATTTGACGAAGAGACAGGTATGTACTATTATGGTGCCCGCTACTATGACCCACATCTCAGTCTTTGGATGTCGACGGATGCACTAAAAGAAAAGGTTCCTAATGTATCTTCATATGCTTATACAGAAAATAATCCTATAACATATGTTGATCCTGATGGAAATTTCCGTTGGAAATGGTTGGCTCAGTGGTCTCGAAAATGGCATAATTTATGGCATAAGAATAAAGCATCTGAAATAATGGAAAACAAGAATGCAAAAAATCCATATTTTAGATATACCTATCAGGTTGGATCTGTTGAAAATGGAGAGGTAGTTGTAACGCTTCATTATAAGATAGGTAAAGAATTTGTTCAGACAGCTCAAGATGTTGGTGATGCGGTTTCCGTTGCTGGTTATGCTTGTACTCTTTCGGTTGTTGGTGCAGAAATTGGTGTACCTTTAGCAGCTTCTGGAAACGGAATATCGGGTGCTTTTGGAGCTGCTGAATTCGGTATAGATTTAATCAATGGTGATTTCTCGAATAACAAAAAGAGTTTTATTTATTATTCAGCAGAGTTACTCATTGAGAAAATACTTGGTAAAATACTGCCAGGGTTTGGGAAAAAATTAGGAGAAAAAGGGTTTGATTTAGGAACAGAAATTGTAACTCAAGGTACACGTTTGAAAGAGACTATTGTTGAACGTACTGTCGATGAGGTAATCGAACGTAAGAAAGAAAACGCTCAACCAGATTCGACCACAGTAGAACAATTCCAACCGCATAAAGATGATAAATCTAATAGATTAACAGATGATTGA